In Primulina eburnea isolate SZY01 chromosome 3, ASM2296580v1, whole genome shotgun sequence, one DNA window encodes the following:
- the LOC140826331 gene encoding O-fucosyltransferase 39-like isoform X1 — MRPQIRSLSHSTRGGAMAAALVLLLPLLFPSLFTPFSHALPSALSEWNTPKPMHSRLLKSALQRETSDELQADLWLPLPRPEWKTCAQHGFTSTELPKKTQGYIQLFLDGGLNQQRMGICDAVAVAKILNATLIIPYLEVNSVWQDSSTFMDIFDVEHFIDTLKDDISIVRELPAEYFWSTREYYATAIRATRVKTAPVHASANWYLENVLPLLQSYGIAAIAPFSHRLDFDNMPADIQRLRCKVNFQALVFVPHIRALGDMLVSRLRYPPGPSEVTGTNYIREFNDPKYKQEAGKFVVLHLRFDKDMAAHSACDFGGGKAEKLALAKYRQVIWQGRVLNSQFTDEELRSQGRCPLTPEEIGLLLAALGFDNSTRLYLASHKVYGGEARISTLRSLFPLMEDKKSLASSEERAQIKGKASLLAAVDYYVSMHSDIFISASPGNMHNAMVGHRTYHNMKTIRPNMALLGQLFLNKSLTWPEFQEAVIEGHRSRQGQLRLRKSEQSIYTYPAPDCMCNA, encoded by the exons GAGTGGAATACTCCAAAGCCTATGCACTCTCGCTTACTCAAGAGTGCTCTACAGCGTGAAACT TCTGATGAACTACAAGCTGACCTGTGGCTGCCTTTGCCTCGTCCAGAATGGAAAACCTGTGCTCAGCACGGCTTCACCTCCA CAGAATTGCCTAAGAAAACTCAAGGATATATACAGTTATTTCTTGATGGAGGACTAAACCAGCAGAGAATGGGT ATCTGTGATGCAGTTGCAGTTGCCAAGATTTTGAATGCTACTCTTATAATTCCTTATCTGGAAGTAAATTCTGTCTGGCAAGATTCAAG CACTTTCATGGATATTTTCGACGTGGAACATTTTATTGATACATTGAAAGATGACATATCTATAGTCAGAGAGTTGCCTGCTGAATATTTTTGGAGCACAAGGGAGTATTATGCTACAGCTATTCGAGCTACGAGAGTAAAAACAGCACCTGTACATGCTTCAGCAAATTGGTATCTAGAGAATGTTTTGCCTCTCCTGCAAAG TTATGGAATTGCTGCAATTGCGCCATTTTCTCACCGTTTGGATTTTGACAACATGCCTGCTGACATTCAACGACTACGATGCAAAGTCAACTTTCAAGCTTTAGTTTTTGTACCTCACATCAGAGCTCTTGGAGATATGCTTGTTAGTCGCCTCAGATATCCTCCTGGCCCCAGTGAAGTTACTGGCACCAACTACATTAGGGAGTTCAACGATCCCAAGTACAAGCAAGAGGCTGGAAAGTTTGTTGTCCTCCACCTTCGTTTCGACAAG GATATGGCTGCTCATTCGGCTTGTGATTTTGGTGGAGGTAAGGCTGAAAAATTGGCTCTGGCTAAGTATCGACAAGTTATTTGGCAAGGAAGGGTGTTAAATTCTCAGTTCACTGATGAGGAGTTAAGGAGTCAAGGCCGGTGCCCGTTGACTCCTGAAGAAATTGGATTGCTTTTGGCAGCCCTTGGATTTGATAACAGCACTCGTTTGTATCTTGCTTCGCACAAG GTTTATGGTGGGGAAGCCAGGATCTCGACTTTGCGAAGTTTATTTCCTCTGATGGAAGACAAGAAGAGCCTTGCTTCTTCAGAAGAAAGAGCTCAAATTAAAGGAAAAGCTTCTTTATTGGCAGCAGTTGATTACTATGTCAGTATGCACAGTGATATTTTCATTTCCGCTTCTCCAGGAAATATGCACAATGCTATG GTTGGCCATCGAACTTACCATAATATGAAGACCATAAGGCCAAACATGGCATTGTTAGGGCAGCTTTTCTTGAACAAAAGCTTGACTTGGCCAGAATTCCAGGAGGCTGTCATTGAAGGGCACCGATCCAGGCAAGGGCAACTCAGATTACGCAAATCAGAACAATCTATATACACGTATCCCGCTCCCGACTGTATGTGCAATGCTTGA
- the LOC140826331 gene encoding O-fucosyltransferase 39-like isoform X2: MRPQIRSLSHSTRGGAMAAALVLLLPLLFPSLFTPFSHALPSALSEWNTPKPMHSRLLKSALQRETSDELQADLWLPLPRPEWKTCAQHGFTSKLPKKTQGYIQLFLDGGLNQQRMGICDAVAVAKILNATLIIPYLEVNSVWQDSSTFMDIFDVEHFIDTLKDDISIVRELPAEYFWSTREYYATAIRATRVKTAPVHASANWYLENVLPLLQSYGIAAIAPFSHRLDFDNMPADIQRLRCKVNFQALVFVPHIRALGDMLVSRLRYPPGPSEVTGTNYIREFNDPKYKQEAGKFVVLHLRFDKDMAAHSACDFGGGKAEKLALAKYRQVIWQGRVLNSQFTDEELRSQGRCPLTPEEIGLLLAALGFDNSTRLYLASHKVYGGEARISTLRSLFPLMEDKKSLASSEERAQIKGKASLLAAVDYYVSMHSDIFISASPGNMHNAMVGHRTYHNMKTIRPNMALLGQLFLNKSLTWPEFQEAVIEGHRSRQGQLRLRKSEQSIYTYPAPDCMCNA; encoded by the exons GAGTGGAATACTCCAAAGCCTATGCACTCTCGCTTACTCAAGAGTGCTCTACAGCGTGAAACT TCTGATGAACTACAAGCTGACCTGTGGCTGCCTTTGCCTCGTCCAGAATGGAAAACCTGTGCTCAGCACGGCTTCACCTCCA AATTGCCTAAGAAAACTCAAGGATATATACAGTTATTTCTTGATGGAGGACTAAACCAGCAGAGAATGGGT ATCTGTGATGCAGTTGCAGTTGCCAAGATTTTGAATGCTACTCTTATAATTCCTTATCTGGAAGTAAATTCTGTCTGGCAAGATTCAAG CACTTTCATGGATATTTTCGACGTGGAACATTTTATTGATACATTGAAAGATGACATATCTATAGTCAGAGAGTTGCCTGCTGAATATTTTTGGAGCACAAGGGAGTATTATGCTACAGCTATTCGAGCTACGAGAGTAAAAACAGCACCTGTACATGCTTCAGCAAATTGGTATCTAGAGAATGTTTTGCCTCTCCTGCAAAG TTATGGAATTGCTGCAATTGCGCCATTTTCTCACCGTTTGGATTTTGACAACATGCCTGCTGACATTCAACGACTACGATGCAAAGTCAACTTTCAAGCTTTAGTTTTTGTACCTCACATCAGAGCTCTTGGAGATATGCTTGTTAGTCGCCTCAGATATCCTCCTGGCCCCAGTGAAGTTACTGGCACCAACTACATTAGGGAGTTCAACGATCCCAAGTACAAGCAAGAGGCTGGAAAGTTTGTTGTCCTCCACCTTCGTTTCGACAAG GATATGGCTGCTCATTCGGCTTGTGATTTTGGTGGAGGTAAGGCTGAAAAATTGGCTCTGGCTAAGTATCGACAAGTTATTTGGCAAGGAAGGGTGTTAAATTCTCAGTTCACTGATGAGGAGTTAAGGAGTCAAGGCCGGTGCCCGTTGACTCCTGAAGAAATTGGATTGCTTTTGGCAGCCCTTGGATTTGATAACAGCACTCGTTTGTATCTTGCTTCGCACAAG GTTTATGGTGGGGAAGCCAGGATCTCGACTTTGCGAAGTTTATTTCCTCTGATGGAAGACAAGAAGAGCCTTGCTTCTTCAGAAGAAAGAGCTCAAATTAAAGGAAAAGCTTCTTTATTGGCAGCAGTTGATTACTATGTCAGTATGCACAGTGATATTTTCATTTCCGCTTCTCCAGGAAATATGCACAATGCTATG GTTGGCCATCGAACTTACCATAATATGAAGACCATAAGGCCAAACATGGCATTGTTAGGGCAGCTTTTCTTGAACAAAAGCTTGACTTGGCCAGAATTCCAGGAGGCTGTCATTGAAGGGCACCGATCCAGGCAAGGGCAACTCAGATTACGCAAATCAGAACAATCTATATACACGTATCCCGCTCCCGACTGTATGTGCAATGCTTGA